Proteins found in one Gardnerella vaginalis ATCC 14018 = JCM 11026 genomic segment:
- a CDS encoding ATP-dependent Clp protease ATP-binding subunit, with protein MFERFTDRARRVIVLAQEEARSLQHNYIGTEHILLGLIREGEGIAAKALNAKGVELDNTRKQIKEMIGTGTVSPSGHIPFTPHAKQVLELSLREALQLGHSYIGTEHILLGLIREGEGVGTQVLIKMEVDLGDLRSTAMDLIRGNSGLPEDGQKGDLANAGGVQDKRNQSGSALLDQFGRNLTTEAEQGKLDPVIGRSKEIERVMVVLSRRTKNNPVLIGEPGVGKTAVVEGLAQKIVAGDVPETLKGKQVYSLDLGSMVAGSRYRGDFEERLKKVLKEIKTRGDIVLFIDEIHTIVGAGSADGALGASDMLKPMLARGELQTIGATTTDEYRKYIEKDAALERRFQPIQVQEPSIAETIEILKGLRARYENHHHVTITDAALQSAAEMSARYIQDRNLPDKAIDLIDEAGARLRIKRLTEPPELKELDSKISKLSEKKDEAIKNQDFEKAADLRDEQEKLEEERKNKEQAWREGESNVNMVVDEDVIASVVSNTTGIPVVKLTQAESKKLLGMEAELHKRIIGQDEAVSALSRSIRRARVGLKDPKRPSGSFIFAGPTGVGKTELAKTLAQFLFDDDDALIRVDMSEFAEKYAASRLFGAPPGYVGYEEGGELTEKVRRKPFSVVLFDEIEKAHPDIFNTLLQVLDDGHLTDGQGRKVDFKNTIIILTTNLGTRDIAKSANTGFSLGNNADASYQRMKDQVNSELKRQFRPEFLNRLDDTIVFRQLTEPEVRQIVDLDVKRLNDRLFERHMTLELTDAAKNLLAQKGFDPLLGARPLRRVIQRDIEDAISEKILLGDLTDGERVEVDAEGEGLLGEFIFRGIKFDVES; from the coding sequence ATGTTTGAACGGTTCACTGACCGCGCTCGGCGTGTGATTGTGCTAGCTCAGGAAGAAGCGCGCTCTCTTCAGCATAACTATATTGGTACCGAGCATATTCTCTTAGGTCTTATTAGAGAAGGCGAAGGAATAGCAGCAAAAGCTTTAAACGCCAAAGGCGTAGAATTAGACAATACTCGTAAACAAATAAAAGAAATGATTGGCACTGGTACTGTCTCGCCTAGTGGACACATACCTTTTACTCCGCATGCTAAACAAGTGCTTGAGCTTAGTTTGCGTGAAGCATTGCAATTGGGGCACAGCTATATTGGTACCGAGCATATTCTCTTAGGTCTTATTAGAGAAGGCGAAGGTGTTGGAACGCAGGTGCTTATTAAGATGGAGGTCGATTTAGGAGATCTTCGTAGCACTGCAATGGATTTGATTCGAGGAAATTCTGGATTACCAGAAGACGGTCAGAAGGGTGATTTGGCTAATGCTGGAGGAGTGCAGGATAAGAGGAATCAGTCTGGTTCTGCGCTGCTAGATCAGTTCGGAAGGAATCTTACTACAGAAGCTGAGCAAGGGAAGCTTGATCCTGTTATTGGTCGTTCAAAAGAGATTGAGCGCGTTATGGTTGTGCTTTCTCGCAGAACTAAGAATAATCCTGTTCTTATAGGTGAACCTGGTGTTGGTAAAACAGCTGTTGTGGAAGGTCTTGCACAGAAGATTGTTGCTGGAGATGTGCCAGAAACGTTAAAGGGCAAGCAGGTTTATTCTCTTGACTTGGGTTCGATGGTTGCTGGATCTCGTTATCGTGGCGATTTTGAAGAGCGCTTAAAGAAGGTGCTTAAAGAAATTAAGACTCGTGGAGATATAGTTCTATTTATTGATGAGATTCATACTATTGTTGGTGCTGGGTCTGCAGATGGTGCTTTGGGTGCTTCTGACATGCTTAAACCTATGCTTGCGCGTGGTGAGCTACAGACGATTGGTGCTACAACTACCGATGAGTATAGAAAGTATATTGAAAAGGATGCGGCTTTGGAAAGAAGATTCCAGCCTATTCAAGTTCAAGAGCCTTCTATTGCAGAGACAATTGAGATTCTAAAAGGTTTGCGTGCACGCTACGAGAATCATCATCACGTAACTATTACGGATGCTGCTTTGCAGTCTGCAGCCGAAATGTCTGCTCGCTATATTCAAGATAGGAATTTGCCAGATAAGGCGATTGATCTTATTGATGAAGCTGGAGCTCGCCTACGTATTAAGCGATTGACAGAGCCACCAGAGCTTAAGGAACTTGATTCTAAGATTTCTAAACTTTCAGAAAAGAAAGATGAAGCTATTAAGAATCAGGACTTTGAGAAGGCTGCCGACTTGCGAGATGAGCAGGAAAAGCTTGAGGAAGAACGTAAGAATAAAGAGCAGGCTTGGCGTGAGGGCGAGTCTAATGTGAATATGGTTGTAGACGAGGATGTTATTGCATCTGTTGTTTCTAATACAACTGGTATTCCTGTTGTTAAGCTAACTCAAGCGGAATCCAAAAAGTTGCTCGGTATGGAAGCGGAGCTTCATAAGCGTATTATTGGTCAAGATGAGGCTGTTTCTGCACTTTCTCGTTCTATTCGTCGTGCGCGAGTAGGATTGAAAGATCCAAAGCGTCCTTCTGGATCGTTTATTTTCGCTGGTCCTACGGGAGTTGGTAAGACAGAGCTTGCTAAAACCTTGGCTCAATTCCTGTTCGACGATGATGATGCTTTGATTCGTGTTGATATGTCGGAGTTTGCGGAAAAGTATGCGGCTTCTCGTCTTTTCGGTGCTCCTCCAGGATATGTTGGCTACGAGGAGGGTGGCGAGCTTACAGAGAAGGTTCGTAGAAAGCCATTCTCGGTGGTGCTTTTTGACGAAATTGAAAAGGCTCATCCAGATATTTTCAACACGCTTTTGCAAGTGTTAGACGACGGTCATTTAACAGATGGCCAAGGAAGAAAAGTTGATTTTAAGAACACGATTATTATCTTGACTACAAATCTTGGTACTCGTGATATTGCTAAGTCAGCGAATACTGGTTTTAGTCTTGGCAATAATGCGGATGCATCTTACCAGAGGATGAAGGATCAGGTTAATTCGGAATTGAAGCGTCAGTTCCGTCCGGAATTCCTAAACCGTTTGGATGATACGATTGTATTCCGTCAGCTTACTGAGCCAGAGGTTCGTCAGATTGTTGATTTGGACGTTAAGCGTTTGAATGACCGTCTGTTTGAACGTCATATGACTTTGGAGCTTACAGATGCAGCTAAGAATCTTCTTGCGCAAAAGGGCTTTGATCCTCTTCTTGGAGCAAGACCGTTGCGAAGAGTTATTCAGCGCGATATTGAGGATGCCATAAGTGAGAAGATTTTGCTTGGCGACTTAACAGATGGTGAACGCGTTGAAGTTGATGCAGAAGGAGAAGGTTTGCTGGGGGAGTTTATTTTCCGCGGCATAAAGTTTGATGTTGAGTCTTGA
- a CDS encoding DUF2075 domain-containing protein produces the protein MMKAIVPPKSIIVNLPYKVFKDNELEHSINENLKYKRSDLDNQTIQVLKHYLLKFPTVYIVHKKEYERYTVYVGETNNIEERTKQHLNADTKIRDDWEKLSEGEVKQYIIANEHFNKSLTLDVENRFMQYLLSVDSINEVTNRRTNPQGEYYPEEEFERIFSGIWVQLHDMDPDLFPEEGIIRDSALFKASPFHKLTSEQKTIERKVIDIVNEALKSKNKCDSDSSTLILLEGDAGTGKTVLLSDLFYKICNKLSKIKNQLRQYSYDSVEEENEEDSDYEYKQFSTINNRKTACIIVNHKEQVNVYNQIATKLRLQKNNDELVMLPSQFINRFSEQTEQGRGIIDRPKRCCDVALIDEAHLLNTQANQAYSGSNMLSDILCRSRVVIAAFDPNQILQSNQRWNSEDLEKLLGTYCKDKKSFGNSANDCGALSLNDSISVNVRRFILENQMRMRANKNVLEWIKNFIYNGCIGTLPVCSNSEIKNADSNNADKPFDFKVFDSPIKLFKAIKSKSEEKASGCDGHGLSRIVATYDWEYKNNKNNPTAVNGTWNVDLHCDSNGQWYMGLGEYADASSSELEILEREGKIFSHPWNYQLSSLDSSKHSHSIKETKKSWAEQPHTINEIGSTFTVQGFDLNYAGVIIGPSVQYRNGKVVFCPENSRNDKATNKRHTKDLSAKKKITLDYSIDNLKNELNVLLKRGVNGLYIFAVDTELEKALLDAQRNSFI, from the coding sequence ATGATGAAAGCTATTGTTCCCCCTAAGTCCATAATTGTTAATTTACCTTATAAAGTTTTCAAAGATAATGAATTAGAACATAGCATTAATGAAAATCTAAAGTATAAAAGAAGTGATCTTGATAACCAAACTATTCAAGTTTTGAAGCATTACTTGCTGAAATTTCCAACTGTTTATATTGTTCATAAAAAAGAATATGAGAGATATACGGTTTATGTTGGTGAAACTAATAATATTGAGGAGAGAACAAAACAACATCTGAATGCTGATACCAAAATCAGAGATGATTGGGAAAAACTATCTGAAGGCGAAGTAAAACAATATATTATTGCTAATGAACATTTTAATAAATCACTTACTTTAGATGTTGAAAACCGCTTCATGCAGTATTTGTTAAGTGTTGATTCAATTAATGAAGTTACTAATCGCAGAACCAATCCTCAGGGTGAATATTATCCAGAAGAAGAGTTCGAACGTATTTTTTCTGGAATATGGGTTCAGCTTCATGACATGGATCCAGATTTATTTCCAGAGGAAGGAATTATTCGCGACTCAGCTTTATTCAAGGCGTCACCATTTCATAAATTGACTTCTGAACAGAAGACTATTGAAAGAAAAGTTATAGATATCGTTAATGAAGCTTTAAAATCAAAAAATAAGTGTGACTCTGATTCGTCTACGCTTATTTTGCTAGAAGGTGATGCTGGTACTGGAAAAACAGTTTTACTTAGTGATTTGTTCTATAAAATTTGTAACAAGCTAAGCAAAATAAAAAATCAATTACGCCAGTACAGTTATGATAGTGTTGAAGAAGAAAACGAAGAAGATTCTGATTATGAATATAAACAATTTTCAACTATCAATAATAGGAAAACTGCTTGCATAATTGTAAACCATAAAGAACAAGTGAATGTATACAATCAAATAGCAACAAAATTACGTTTGCAAAAAAATAATGATGAACTTGTTATGCTACCTTCTCAGTTTATTAATCGTTTTAGCGAGCAAACCGAACAAGGTCGTGGTATTATTGACAGACCAAAGCGTTGCTGTGATGTAGCTCTTATTGATGAAGCTCACTTGCTGAACACACAGGCTAATCAGGCTTACTCTGGTTCAAATATGTTGTCTGATATCTTATGTAGGTCTCGAGTTGTTATTGCAGCTTTTGATCCTAATCAAATTTTACAAAGTAACCAACGGTGGAATTCAGAAGACTTAGAAAAATTATTGGGTACATATTGCAAGGATAAGAAGTCTTTTGGTAATAGTGCTAATGATTGTGGAGCATTATCCTTAAATGATTCAATAAGTGTGAATGTTCGTCGTTTTATTCTTGAAAATCAGATGCGTATGAGAGCTAATAAAAATGTTCTCGAATGGATTAAAAATTTTATATACAATGGTTGTATTGGCACTCTTCCAGTATGTAGTAATTCTGAAATAAAAAATGCAGATTCGAATAATGCAGATAAACCTTTTGATTTCAAGGTATTTGATTCACCTATTAAACTGTTTAAGGCTATCAAATCTAAATCTGAAGAAAAAGCTTCTGGGTGCGATGGGCACGGATTATCACGTATTGTTGCAACATACGATTGGGAGTATAAGAACAATAAGAATAATCCTACTGCTGTAAATGGTACTTGGAATGTAGATTTACATTGTGATAGTAATGGACAATGGTATATGGGACTTGGAGAATATGCTGATGCTAGTAGTTCCGAGTTAGAAATTTTGGAAAGAGAAGGGAAAATTTTTAGCCATCCATGGAATTATCAATTGTCATCGTTAGATAGCTCGAAGCATTCACATTCAATAAAGGAAACAAAAAAATCATGGGCAGAACAGCCTCATACTATAAATGAAATTGGATCTACATTTACAGTTCAAGGATTTGATTTAAATTATGCTGGGGTAATAATTGGACCTTCAGTGCAGTATCGTAATGGTAAAGTTGTTTTTTGCCCAGAAAATAGTAGAAACGATAAAGCAACTAATAAAAGGCACACTAAAGATTTATCAGCAAAAAAGAAAATTACGTTAGACTATTCAATTGATAATCTTAAAAATGAGCTTAACGTGTTATTAAAACGAGGAGTTAATGGACTCTACATTTTTGCTGTAGATACGGAATTAGAAAAAGCATTATTAGATGCTCAGCGTAATTCATTTATCTGA
- a CDS encoding poly(A) polymerase, with protein sequence MRKSAPKELLIEAYNLLDPYECGDVYDDIADDLGVPRKVHSPDE encoded by the coding sequence ATGCGCAAGAGTGCACCTAAAGAGTTGCTAATAGAAGCCTATAACCTTCTAGATCCTTATGAATGCGGAGATGTCTATGACGATATAGCAGACGATTTAGGAGTTCCGCGTAAAGTCCATTCACCAGATGAATAA